A stretch of Tenrec ecaudatus isolate mTenEca1 chromosome 2, mTenEca1.hap1, whole genome shotgun sequence DNA encodes these proteins:
- the CENPH gene encoding centromere protein H, with the protein MEKPPEEDAASTRQDVGGEGGQLQAAGAAEASEEDHTTLLLRLRAQTKQQLLEYKSMVEANEEETPEELMQEEQIEAKIEGLENEIQDAKIAFEVKTLMLHRLKLSALLEHNLEDIDTKMSLFIDNMKPILKLNKSITALQQESWDLEEKLLAVRKKRLQLKQASASKLLEIQTERNKQKNILESMENSGIFKDIQQSLQKEIQITTVVQHVFQNLILGSKVNWAAIPALKDIVLDLEKNLTTI; encoded by the exons ATGGAGAAGCCGCCGGAGGAGGACGCCGCTTCCACGCGCCAGGACGTAGGAGGGGAAGGCGGGCAGCTGCAGGCAGCCGGCGCCGCGGAGGCGAGCGAGGAGGACCACACCACCTTGCTGCTCAG GCTAAGAGCGCAGACAAAACAACAACTCTTGGAATACAAATCAATGGTTGAAGCaa ATGAAGAAGAAACTCCAGAGGAACTCATGCAAGAAGAGCAAATTGAAGC TAAAATTGAAGGCCTGGAAAATGAAATTCAAGATGCAAAAATTGCATTTGAAGTGAAAACTCTTATGTTACACAG GTTAAAACTTTCAGCTCTACTTGAACATAACCTGGAAGACATCGACACCAAGATGAG tttGTTTATCGATAACATGAAACCTATATTAAAGCTAAATAAATCAATCACAGCATTACAGCAG GAATCTTGGGACTTAGAGGAAAAACTGCTTGCGGTCAGAAAAAAGAGATTAC AATTAAAGCAagcttcagcaagcaagcttttagAAATTCAAACtgaaagaaacaaacagaaaaatattttggaGAGTATGGAAAACTCAGGCATATTCAAGGACATACAACAAAGCCTCCAGAAGGAGATACAAATTACTACAGTTGTTCAGCATGTGTTCCAG AACCTCATTTTGGGGAGTAAAGTCAACTGGGCGGCGATTCCTGCCTTAAAGGACATTGTTCTGGATCTTGAAAAGAACCTCACCACGATCTAA